A genomic window from Brassica oleracea var. oleracea cultivar TO1000 chromosome C8, BOL, whole genome shotgun sequence includes:
- the LOC106312586 gene encoding cell death abnormality protein 1-like isoform X1, giving the protein MKKMFLSFVLLSFLIGVTFHLANGGDVNHQGQCDSDLECYTMRSCQRGPGYCDQKDGKCKCPKLQYVDTNGADVNHQGQCDSDLECYTMRSCQRGPGYCDQKDGKCKCPKLQYVDTNGADVNHQGQCDSDLECYTMRSCQRGPGYCDQKDGKCKCPKLQAVDTNGADVNHQGQCDSDLECYTMRSCQRGPGYCDQKDGKCKCPN; this is encoded by the coding sequence ATCTTGCAAATGGAGGCGACGTGAATCATCAAGGGCAATGTGATTCAGACCTTGAGTGTTATACCATGCGTAGTTGTCAGAGAGGTCCAGGATATTGCGATCAGAAAGACGGAAAGTGCAAGTGTCCTAAATTACAATATGTGGATACAAATGGGGCGGACGTGAATCATCAAGGGCAATGTGATTCAGACCTTGAGTGTTATACCATGCGTAGTTGTCAGAGAGGTCCAGGATATTGCGATCAGAAAGACGGAAAGTGCAAGTGTCCTAAATTACAATATGTGGATACAAATGGGGCGGACGTGAATCATCAAGGACAATGTGACTCAGATCTTGAGTGTTACACCATGCGTAGTTGTCAGAGAGGTCCAGGATATTGCGATCAGAAAGACGGAAAGTGTAAGTGTCCTAAATTACAAGCTGTGGATACAAATGGGGCGGACGTGAATCATCAAGGGCAATGTGACTCAGACCTTGAATGTTATACCATGCGTAGTTGTCAGAGAGGTCCAGGATATTGCGATCAGAAAGACGGAAAGTGTAAGTGTCCTAACTAG
- the LOC106312586 gene encoding cell death abnormality protein 1-like isoform X2, producing MKKVFLNIVLLSFLLGVAFHLANGGDVNHQGQCDSDLECYTMRSCQRGPGYCDQKDGKCKCPKLQYVDTNGADVNHQGQCDSDLECYTMRSCQRGPGYCDQKDGKCKCPKLQYVDTNGADVNHQGQCDSDLECYTMRSCQRGPGYCDQKDGKCKCPKLQAVDTNGADVNHQGQCDSDLECYTMRSCQRGPGYCDQKDGKCKCPN from the coding sequence ATCTTGCAAATGGAGGCGACGTGAATCATCAAGGGCAATGTGATTCAGACCTTGAGTGTTATACCATGCGTAGTTGTCAGAGAGGTCCAGGATATTGCGATCAGAAAGACGGAAAGTGCAAGTGTCCTAAATTACAATATGTGGATACAAATGGGGCGGACGTGAATCATCAAGGGCAATGTGATTCAGACCTTGAGTGTTATACCATGCGTAGTTGTCAGAGAGGTCCAGGATATTGCGATCAGAAAGACGGAAAGTGCAAGTGTCCTAAATTACAATATGTGGATACAAATGGGGCGGACGTGAATCATCAAGGACAATGTGACTCAGATCTTGAGTGTTACACCATGCGTAGTTGTCAGAGAGGTCCAGGATATTGCGATCAGAAAGACGGAAAGTGTAAGTGTCCTAAATTACAAGCTGTGGATACAAATGGGGCGGACGTGAATCATCAAGGGCAATGTGACTCAGACCTTGAATGTTATACCATGCGTAGTTGTCAGAGAGGTCCAGGATATTGCGATCAGAAAGACGGAAAGTGTAAGTGTCCTAACTAG
- the LOC106312585 gene encoding F-box/FBD/LRR-repeat protein At1g13780-like isoform X2, which translates to MSGIDRISELPESLLTQILSFLPTKQSVQTSVLSTRWKNLYLNVPGLDLNLSAIPYDADEMLLSFLSFIDKLLESSPESKLFKVKVKCRDTMIDGFRDRIGIMINRGTQHLDVESSTYDIEDDSFHHPCVDFMPMNLYTSKTLVYLKLTSSGLDDPGFVFMPCLKFMHLEEVKWRVHLEKLLSGCPVLEELALLRDLDDDYAVAYDEFTVMRARSQSLTRFRVLPLRQVRDCRSRVYCTLDIDEIRDFLNGISSVRHMIISAKTVKALEYYSQAEMIPKFNNLSRLQAMFHSNLLQFLPAFLEYCPNLKHLVLVVHSEEMKEGLELTDVPRCVSSTLECVEIQEKLELEEGKMKATSYFLGNSAVLKKLILSPTAYDPRDVLESEIWEKVNKLTKRSTGCEIIIRAMKEVVII; encoded by the exons ATGTCTGGGATCGATAGGATTAGCGAATTGCCGGAATCATTGCTTACTCAAATACTCTCTTTCCTTCCGACAAAACAATCGGTGCAGACAAGTGTTTTGTCAACAAGATGGAAGAATCTGTATCTAAACGTTCCCGGTCTTGACTTAAACTTATCTGCCATTCCTTATGATGCTGATGAAATGCTCTTAAGCTTCTTAAGCTTCATTGACAAGCTTCTCGAGTCTAGCCCTGAGTCAAAGCTGTTTAAAGTCAAGGTTAAGTGCAGAGACACGATGATAGACGGGTTCAGGGATCGGATCGGTATAATGATTAACCGGGGGACGCAGCATCTCGATGTTGAGAGTAGTACCTATGATATAGAGGACGACTCTTTTCACCATCCTTGTGTCGACTTCATGCCTATGAATCTCTACACGAGCAAGACATTGGTTTACTTGAAGCTCACGTCTTCTGGTCTTGATGATCCTGGTTTTGTTTTCATGCCTTGTCTTAAATTCATGCATCTCGAAGAGGTTAAATGGCGCGTGCATCTGGAGAAGCTTCTCTCAGGGTGTCCTGTCCTTGAGGAGCTGGCCTTGTTGAGAGATCTGGATGATGATTATGCAGTTGCCTATGATGAATTTACGGTTATGCGTGCGAGGTCTCAGAGTTTGACGAGGTTCCGTGTGCTGCCGCTTAGGCAGGTTAGGGATTGCAGGTCGAGAGTGTATTGCACGCTTGACATTGATGAGATCCGTGATTTTCTCAATGGGATATCGAGTGTTAGGCATATGATCATCTCTGCCAAAACAGTTAAG GCCCTTGAGTATTACTCACAAGCAGAAATGATTCCCAAGTTCAACAACTTGTCCCGTTTACAAGCAATGTTCCATAGCAATTTATTGCAGTTTTTGCCAGCCTTTCTTGAGTATTGCCCCAATCTGAAACACCTAGTCTTG GTTGTTCACTCAGAGGAGATGAAGGAGGGATTGGAACTCACAGATGTGCCACGGTGTGTGTCATCGACTCTTGAGTGTGTTGAGATACAAGAAAAACTTGAATTGGAGGAAGGGAAGATGAAAGCAACAAGTTACTTTCTTGGAAATTCAGCAGTGCTAAAGAAACTCATTCTGAGCCCCACAGCTTATGATCCTCGAGATGTTCTGGAATCAGAAATATGGGAGAAGGTTAATAAACTCACAAAACGTTCTACAGGATGTGAAATTATCATTCGAGCCATGAAGGAGGTCGTTATCATTTGA
- the LOC106312585 gene encoding F-box/FBD/LRR-repeat protein At1g13780-like isoform X1: MSGIDRISELPESLLTQILSFLPTKQSVQTSVLSTRWKNLYLNVPGLDLNLSAIPYDADEMLLSFLSFIDKLLESSPESKLFKVKVKCRDTMIDGFRDRIGIMINRGTQHLDVESSTYDIEDDSFHHPCVDFMPMNLYTSKTLVYLKLTSSGLDDPGFVFMPCLKFMHLEEVKWRVHLEKLLSGCPVLEELALLRDLDDDYAVAYDEFTVMRARSQSLTRFRVLPLRQVRDCRSRVYCTLDIDEIRDFLNGISSVRHMIISAKTVKALEYYSQAEMIPKFNNLSRLQAMFHSNLLQFLPAFLEYCPNLKHLVLKVVHSEEMKEGLELTDVPRCVSSTLECVEIQEKLELEEGKMKATSYFLGNSAVLKKLILSPTAYDPRDVLESEIWEKVNKLTKRSTGCEIIIRAMKEVVII; encoded by the exons ATGTCTGGGATCGATAGGATTAGCGAATTGCCGGAATCATTGCTTACTCAAATACTCTCTTTCCTTCCGACAAAACAATCGGTGCAGACAAGTGTTTTGTCAACAAGATGGAAGAATCTGTATCTAAACGTTCCCGGTCTTGACTTAAACTTATCTGCCATTCCTTATGATGCTGATGAAATGCTCTTAAGCTTCTTAAGCTTCATTGACAAGCTTCTCGAGTCTAGCCCTGAGTCAAAGCTGTTTAAAGTCAAGGTTAAGTGCAGAGACACGATGATAGACGGGTTCAGGGATCGGATCGGTATAATGATTAACCGGGGGACGCAGCATCTCGATGTTGAGAGTAGTACCTATGATATAGAGGACGACTCTTTTCACCATCCTTGTGTCGACTTCATGCCTATGAATCTCTACACGAGCAAGACATTGGTTTACTTGAAGCTCACGTCTTCTGGTCTTGATGATCCTGGTTTTGTTTTCATGCCTTGTCTTAAATTCATGCATCTCGAAGAGGTTAAATGGCGCGTGCATCTGGAGAAGCTTCTCTCAGGGTGTCCTGTCCTTGAGGAGCTGGCCTTGTTGAGAGATCTGGATGATGATTATGCAGTTGCCTATGATGAATTTACGGTTATGCGTGCGAGGTCTCAGAGTTTGACGAGGTTCCGTGTGCTGCCGCTTAGGCAGGTTAGGGATTGCAGGTCGAGAGTGTATTGCACGCTTGACATTGATGAGATCCGTGATTTTCTCAATGGGATATCGAGTGTTAGGCATATGATCATCTCTGCCAAAACAGTTAAG GCCCTTGAGTATTACTCACAAGCAGAAATGATTCCCAAGTTCAACAACTTGTCCCGTTTACAAGCAATGTTCCATAGCAATTTATTGCAGTTTTTGCCAGCCTTTCTTGAGTATTGCCCCAATCTGAAACACCTAGTCTTG AAGGTTGTTCACTCAGAGGAGATGAAGGAGGGATTGGAACTCACAGATGTGCCACGGTGTGTGTCATCGACTCTTGAGTGTGTTGAGATACAAGAAAAACTTGAATTGGAGGAAGGGAAGATGAAAGCAACAAGTTACTTTCTTGGAAATTCAGCAGTGCTAAAGAAACTCATTCTGAGCCCCACAGCTTATGATCCTCGAGATGTTCTGGAATCAGAAATATGGGAGAAGGTTAATAAACTCACAAAACGTTCTACAGGATGTGAAATTATCATTCGAGCCATGAAGGAGGTCGTTATCATTTGA